A region from the Chrysoperla carnea chromosome 4, inChrCarn1.1, whole genome shotgun sequence genome encodes:
- the LOC123297266 gene encoding T-complex protein 1 subunit epsilon, which translates to MAAFPGSVAFDEYGRPFIIIRDQESQKRLTGNEAIKSHIQAARQIAGTIRTSLGPKGLDKMMVSPDGDVTVTNDGATILKMMDVDHEIGKLLVQLAQSQDDEIGDGTTGVVVLAGALLEQAVHLLDRGIHPIRIADGYELAAQHALQHLDKIAEGFPLGDKESLVKVAMTTLGSKIINKCHRQMAEIAVDAVLAVADMETRDVNFELIKVEARVGGRLEDTMLVKGVVIDKSMSHPQMPKELRNVKLAILTCPFEPPKPKTKHKLDVTSTEEYKQLREYEAEKFTEMVTQVKNAGATLAICQWGFDDEANHLLLQHNLPAVRWVGGPEIELIAIATGGRIVPRFEELNANKLGSAGLVREISFGTTKDKMLVIEECANSRAVTILVRGGNAMLIAEAKRSLHDALCAVRSLVQEPRVVYGGGAVEVSCSLAVSQQADRLSSLEQYAFRAFAEALECVPMALAENSGLNSIEALSEVKSRQVATGDSGLGIDCMATGSNDMRAQHIIESLRSKRQQFILATQLVKMILKIDDVRSPGEQYQ; encoded by the exons atggCTGCTTTTCCAGGCAGTGTAGCTTTTGATGAATATGGTCGTCCATTTATTATAATTCGAGATCAAGAATCTCAAAAACGACTCACCGGGAATGAAGCTATTAAa tcacATATTCAAGCTGCTCGTCAAATTGCTGGTACCATTCGTACATCTTTAGGACCAAAAGGTTTGGATAAAATGATGGTATCACCAGATGGTGATGTAACTGTAACTAATGATGGTGCtaccattttaaaaatgatggaTGTTGATCACGAAATTGGTAAATTATTAGTGCAATTGGCACAATCTCAAGATGACGAAATTGGAGATGGTACTACTGGTGTTGTTGTCTTAGCCGGTGCTTTACTTGAGCAAGCCGTTCATTTACTGGATCGTGGTATTCATCCAATTCGTATTGCTGACGGTTACGAATTAGCCGCTCAACATGCTTTACAACATTTAGATAAAATCGCCGAAGGCTTTCCATTAGGTGACAAGGAATCATTAGTTAAGGTAGCAATGACTACTTTaggatcaaaaattattaataaatgtcataGACAAATGGCAGAAATTGCCGTGGACGCAGTATTAGCTGTTGCAGACATGGAAACCCGTGATGtcaattttgaattaatcaAAGTTGAAGCACGTGTTGGAGGTCGTTTGGAAGATACCATGCTTGTAAAAGGGGTTGTTATTGATAAATCTATGTCGCATCCACAAATGCCTAAAGAATTACGGAACGTGAAATTAGCTATTTTAACTTGTCCGTTCGAACCaccaaaaccaaaaacaaaacataagcTTGATGTCACTAGCACTGAAGAATACAAACAATTACGGGAATACGAAGCAGAAAAGTTCACTGAAATGGTGACACAAGTTAAGAATGCTGGTGCAACTTTAGCTATTTGTCAATGGGGATTTGACGATGAAGCAAATCATTTGTTATTACAACACAATTTACCAGCAGTACGTTGGGTTGGTGGACCAGAAATTGAATTAATAGCAATCGCAACTGGAGGACGTATTGTACCACGATTTGAAGAATTGAATGCCAACAAACTTGGATCAGCTGGTTTGGTCCGTGAAATTTCATTTGGTACAACCAAAGACAAAATGTTAGTTATTGAAGAATGCGCAAATTCTCGTGCCGTTACTATCCTCGTACGTGGTGGAAATGCAATGTTAATTGCAGAAGCTAAACGTAGTCTTCACGATGCACTATGTGCTGTACGTAGCTTGGTCCAAGAACCACGAGTTGTATATGGTGGTGGAGCAGTTGAGGTCAGTTGTAGCTTAGCTGTTTCTCAACAGGCTGATCGTTTAAGTAGCTTGGAACAATATGCGTTCCGAGCGTTTGCAGAAGCTTTAGAATGTGTTCCAATGGCTTTAGCTGAGAACAGTGGATTGAATTCAATTGAAGCGTTATCGGAAGTTAAATCTCGTCAAGTAGCTACTGGTGATTCTGGTTTGGGTATTGATTGTATGGCAACTGGTAGTAATGATATGCGTGCGCAACATATTATCGAATCCTTACGATCAAAGAGGCAACAATTTATTTTAGCTACACAGTtagttaaaatgattttgaaaattgatgatGTAAGGTCTCCTGGTGAACAGTATCAATAg